A single genomic interval of Camelina sativa cultivar DH55 chromosome 11, Cs, whole genome shotgun sequence harbors:
- the LOC104721848 gene encoding cadmium/zinc-transporting ATPase HMA2-like → MALIKNEKKMTKSYFDVLGICCTSEVPLIENILKSMDGVKEYSVIVPTRTVIVVHDTLILSQFQIVKALNQARLEANVRVTGETNFKNKWPSPFAVVTGVLLLLSFFKYLYPPLRWLAVAAVVAGIYPIFAKAIASLARCRIDINILVVITVGATVAMRDYTEAAVVVFLFTIAEWLQSRASYKASAVMQSLMSLAPQKAVIAETGEEVEVDELKINTVIAVKAGETIPIDGVVVDGNCEVDEKTLTGEAFPVPKLRDSTVWAGTFNLNGYITVKTTALAEDCVVAKMAKLVEEAQNSKTETQRFIDECSKYYTPAIMVISIFFAVIPLALKVHNPKHWFHLALVVLVSACPCGLILSTPVATFCALTKAATSGLLIKGADYLETLAKIKIVAFDKTGTITRGEFIVMDFKSLSSDISLNNLLYWVSSAESKSSHPMAAALVDYAKSVSVEPKPEAVEDYQNFPGEGIYGKIDGKQVYIGNKRIASRAGCSSVPDIDVDTKGGKTVGYVYVGETLAGVFNLSDACRSGVAQAMKELKSLGIKTAMLTGDNEAAAMHAQEQLGNAMDIVRAELLPEGKSEIIKEFKREEGPTGMVGDGLNDAPALATADIGISMGVSGSALATETGNIILMSNDIRRIPQAIKLARRAKRKVVENVIISITMKVAILALAFAGHPLIWAAVLADVGTCLLVILNSMLLLSDKHKAGNKCYRESSSSLSSVLISEKLEGDAGGDMEAGFLPKNSGKHCESGCCGKKNQEKVVKSVKTSSDHGHTGCCEKKQDNVKTCCAELDVLGQGRDSGCCGDKTQKPHQHQHQHQHGVKQSCHEKPSGLETGTGSKQEDSSTLINLEGDEQGEVKVSVKGCCSSPAEASLKVRSNGHCKSSCCESSNKMDDKEEACSQVKEACKSNCSSRERSHHGSSCCRTYAKECGSHHHHHTRAAAGLGSLTEIVIE, encoded by the exons ATGGCGTTGATTAAGAACGAGAAGAAGATGACCAAGAGTTACTTTGACGTTCTTGGAATCTGCTGTACATCGGAGGTTCCATTGATTGAGAATATCCTCAAATCCATGGATGGTGTCAAAGAATACTCTGTAATTGTTCCAACTAGAACCGTCATCGTCGTCCACGACACTCTCATCCTCTCCCAGTTCCAAATCG TTAAAGCACTAAACCAAGCACGGCTAGAAGCAAATGTGAGAGTAACCGGAGAAACCAATTTCAAGAATAAATGGCCAAGTCCATTTGCGGTGGTTACCGGCGTGCTTCTGCTCCTCTCCTTCTTCAAGTATCTTTACCCTCCTTTACGTTGGCTAGCTGTGGCAGCCGTAGTCGCTGGAATCTATCCGATATTCGCCAAAGCTATAGCATCCCTTGCAAGGTGTAGAATCGACATCAACATTCTTGTTGTTATAACCG TGGGAGCAACAGTTGCTATGCGGGATTACACAGAAGCTGCAGTAGTTGTCTTCTTATTCACAATCGCCGAATGGCTCCAATCAAGAGCTAGCTATAAG GCAAGTGCAGTGATGCAGTCTCTTATGAGTTTAGCTCCACAGAAGGCAGTGATTGCAGAAActggagaagaagttgaagtGGATGAGCTCAAGATCAACACAGTTATAGCAGTCAAAGCTGGTGAAACCATACCAATTGATGGAGTTGTTGTTGATGGGAACTGTGAAGTTGATGAGAAGACCTTGACCGGTGAAGCTTTCCCCGTGCCTAAACTGAGAGATTCAACGGTTTGGGCTGGAACCTTTAATCTAAATG GCTACATAACTGTGAAAACCACTGCTCTAGCTGAGGATTGCGTGGTTGCAAAGATGGCAAAGCTTGTAGAAGAAGCTCAAAACAGCAAAACTGAAACTCAGAGATTTATAGACGAATGTTCCAAGTACTATACTCCAG CGATCATGGTGATATCAATCTTTTTTGCGGTTATACCACTTGCATTGAAGGTTCACAACCCGAAACATTGGTTTCACTTAGCACTAGTTGTGTTAGTAAGTGCTTGTCCTTGTGGGCTTATCCTCTCTACACCAGTAGCCACTTTCTGTGCACTCACTAAGGCAGCCACATCAGGACTTTTGATCAAAGGAGCTGATTATCTTGAGACCTTGGCCAAGATCAAGATTGTTGCTTTTGACAAAACCGGAACCATCACTAGAGGCGAGTTCATCGTCATGGATTTCAAGTCACTTTCCAGTGATATAAGCCTTAACAATTTGCTTTACTG GGTATCAAGCGCAGAGAGCAAGTCAAGTCATCCAATGGCTGCTGCACTTGTAGACTATGCAAAATCTGTCTCTGTTGAACCTAAGCCTGAAGCGGTTGAGGATTACCAGAACTTTCCAGGAGAAGGAATATATGGAAAGATTGATGGTAAACAAGTATATATCGGTAACAAAAGGATTGCTTCCAGAGCTGGGTGTTCATCAG TTCCAGATATCGATGTTGATACCAAAGGAGGGAAGACGGTTGGGTATGTATACGTTGGTGAAACACTGGCTGGAGTTTTCAATCTCTCAGATGCTTGTAGATCAGGTGTAGCTCAAGCAATGAAAGAACTGAAATCTTTGGGAATAAAGACTGCTATGCTTACCGGAGATAATGAAGCTGCTGCCATGCATGCTCAAGAACAGCTAGGGAATGCTATGGATATTGTTAGAGCAGAGCTTCTTCCAGAAGGTAAATCAGAGATCATCAAAGAGtttaagagagaagaagggCCAACAGGTATGGTAGGGGACGGGTTGAATGATGCACCAGCTTTAGCTACAGCGGATATTGGAATCTCGATGGGTGTTTCTGGCTCTGCACTCGCAACAGAGACTGGTAATATCATTCTCATGTCGAATGATATCAGAAGGATACCACAGGCGATAAAGCTTGCACGTAGAGCTAAAAGGAAAGTGGTGGAGAACGTGATCATATCAATCACTATGAAAGTAGCAATTCTTGCATTGGCTTTTGCTGGTCATCCGCTGATTTGGGCAGCTGTACTTGCTGATGTAGGAACTTGTCTGCTTGTGATCCTCAATAGCATGTTGTTGCTTAGTGATAAACACAAAGCTGGTAACAAATGTTATAgggagtcttcttcttctttgtcctcTGTCTTGATCTCGGAGAAACTTGAAGGTGATGCTGGTGGAGACATGGAAGCAGGTTTCTTACCAAAGAACAGTGGTAAGCATTGCGAGTCAGGCTGTTGTGGgaagaagaatcaagagaaGGTTGTGAAATCAGTTAAAACCAGTTCAGACCATGGTCACACTGGTTGTTGTGAGAAGAAACAAGACAATGTAAAGACGTGTTGCGCAGAACTTGATGTTTTAGGACAAGGCCGTGACTCTGGGTGTTGTGGTGACAAGACTCAGAAAccacaccaacaccaacaccaacaccaacatgGGGTGAAACAAAGCTGTCATGAAAAGCCATCAGGCCTGGAAACTGGAACTGGCTCAAAACAAGAAGATTCTTCAACCTTGATCAATCTGGAAGGAGATGAGCAAGGGGAGGTGAAAGTGTCAGTCAAAGGTTGTTGCTCAAGTCCTGCTGAAGCTAGCTTAAAAGTGAGGAGCAATGGGCATTGCAAGTCGAGCTGCTGTGAAAGTTCTAATAAGATGGATGATAAAGAAGAAGCATGTTCTCAGGTAAAAGAGGCTTGCAAGTCTAACTGTAGCAGCAGAGAGAGGAGCCACCATGGTAGCAGCTGTTGCAGGACCTACGCTAAGGAGTGTGGCAGTCACCATCACCACCACACAAGGGCTGCGGCTGGCTTGGGAAGCTTAACAGAGATTGTGATTGAATAA
- the LOC104721850 gene encoding golgin subfamily A member 4-like translates to MAGFKLLLFLSLVTLEIACFSSSFTVNAEASSSSGCDELKSTVSSLQSIITEKNQKLVSKDEKIRGLELYIREKSYLFESETDFSSQSEDAVKHASKAEEKVYELQKQVYALKREVEMQRKRRLEVEAEKVSQPRSKLENMDGKWFLSRLGLNPNITQAYLLTLWHQHLSPTLHITLQKVSQIIDQVQKWSESHIETLNSKWIPSIKDACVTFTIYLEPKVQYLTDKSIEVLCTSKQALTPHLIQGFDASYYYLEVIRTHTHPYTTRIMTITKPHLERVQLALEPYTENVRHGFKKLVNSTKIYHRQAQEMLKNNEVTKPVATMDLAWVGATALIGFPLIFIIKLLSAVSNPKGKKRYSHRKEPVVGYRRAKRRHPHQ, encoded by the exons ATGGCGGGTTTTAAgctgcttttgtttctttctcttgtaaCCCTCGAGATcgcttgtttctcttcttcattcacTGTAAATgctgaagcttcttcttcatctggtTGTGATGAACTCAAATCCACCGTCTCTTCTCTTC AGTCAATCATAActgagaaaaaccaaaaattggttaGCAAGGACGAGAAGATCCGAGGTCTGGAGTTATACATCCGGGAGAAATCTTACTTGTTTGAGAGTGAGActgatttttcttctcaa tcTGAGGATGCGGTGAAGCATGCGAGTAAAGCAGAAGAAAAGGTTTATGAGCTTCAGAAGCAG GTATATGCACTAAAACGGGAAGTGGAAATGCAACGCAAGAGAAGGCTGGAAGTGGAAGCTGAGAAAGTTTCACAACCTAGATCAAAGCTTGAAAAT ATGGATGGCAAGTGGTTCTTGTCTAGGCTTGGTCTCAATCCGAATATAACTCAG GCATATCTATTGACCCTATGGCATCAACATCTTAGCCCAACTCTTCACATCACTCTTCAAAAG gtGTCGCAGATAATTGACCAAGTCCAAAAATGGTCAGAGTCTCACATTGAAACCCTCAATTCA AAATGGATCCCAAGCATCAAAGATGCATGTGTGACATTTACTATATATCTCGAACCAAAAGTTCAGTATTTAACCGATAAGTCCATCGAGGTGTTATGTACTTCTAAGCAGGCTTTGACACCACATCTCATCCAAGGATTTGACGCGTCATACTACTATCTTGAG GTAATCAGAACACATACACACCCATACACTACCAGGATTATGACCATAACGAAACCACACTTGGAGAGAGTACAACTTGCCTTAGAGCCATATACAGAAAACGTAAGACATGGCTTTAAGAAGTTGGTTAACTCGACAAAAATCTACCATCGACAG GCTCAAGAAATGCTGAAGAACAATGAGGTCACGAAACCGGTTGCTACCATGGACTTAGCTTGGGTTGGG GCCACAGCTTTAATTGGCTTCCCTCTTATATTCATTATCAAATTGCTTTCTGCAGTCTCCAA TCCCAAGGGAAAGAAGAGATACAGCCATAGAAAAGAACCAGTCGTCGGATACCGCAGAGCCAAACGCCGTCATCCTCACCAATGA